DNA from Bos indicus isolate NIAB-ARS_2022 breed Sahiwal x Tharparkar chromosome 15, NIAB-ARS_B.indTharparkar_mat_pri_1.0, whole genome shotgun sequence:
TCTGCTGGGTCATGAGGCCCTGCGGGGGGGACATGACCCCCTGGTGCAGGCCGTGGGGCACCATGCCCTGCTGCGGGGGCATGCCTGTCCTGCCCAGCAAGGACATCTGTCCAGGGTGGCACATGGACATGTTGAGCCCCCGTTGGACACCCTGCTGGCCTGGGAGGTTGGGGGGCCGGGAGGGGGTCTGCTCCGCCATCATGTTCTGCAGGTTCATGAGATGCAGATTGGGGGGCTGGGCCTTGGGGGGGTGGCTCTCGCTCTTGGGGAAGTACTGGAGGGTGCTGCTTGGCTTCTCCGAGGGGATGATCCTGGACAAGTCGAACTCGGGGATCCCCGTCGGGGTGGGCCGGATCACCTCGCTCAGCTCGGGGTCATTCAGCACTGATGCCACCCCGGGGAGCACGCCCGGGGGGTACGCGTCGCCCATGCGGCTGGCCATGCTTTTGCCCATCAGGTGCTGCTGGGGGGGCATGGGGCCTGGCGGCTGGCTGGGCAGGTCCTCTGGGGGCAGGGCCATGCCTGAGGGGTAGTGCTGCTGCAGGCCagggcccccgcccccgcccccaccagggGTCATGGCACCGTGGGGCTGCTGCAGCCGAGGAGGGAAGGGCATCATCTGGGAGGAGCTGGGCACCGGGCCGCAGGGGGCACTCAGGGAGTCTGGGCCCCCTGGAGCCATCATCATCGAGTTCTGAGGGGGCCCTCCTGTCCCCTGTGCGTTGGGGTGCAGTGGAATGTTGGAGcccagaggggtgggggagggcagcatGGCAGGTGGGGGCTCATGGGACAGGGGCTGCTGGCCTGGCAGGTTCATGCCCATTGGGCTCTGGGCAGCAGCTGAGTTCAGGTGCATCTGGTTGGGCTGGTTATTGCTGATTCCTGAGGGGAAAGAGAAACGGGGGTCAGGAACCGTGTGCACCCAGCTGGCGCAGGCTGCGGAACTCAGTCCTTTCTCCATGCCCCAACCAGGCTGGTGCCAGGGGTGACGGCTTTCATCACTGGCCTGCCCTAGCTGCGAGGACAGGGACCCGAGGCATTTAGGTGAGAAGCCAAGAGACCCAAGCTCTGGCCCTGTTACCCAGGGACACATCAGTAGATGCTGGAAAGACCACTCCAGTGAGCTGGGCTTGGTTTCATTGAATGACCAGTGGGAACTGTGTCCCAGGACATCACAACCCCCAACGCCCAGGGCCCCTTGGAAGCACAAAAAAAGCCAGCGTGACTGCAGGAGCTCTCGCTGGCCACAGCCACTCTTCACCCTCCCAGAGCCCGTGTGGGCCCTTCTCCCGGGGACCCCCTCCCTGTCCTTGCACCTGGCCCAGAGCCCTGCGGCGGTGCCGGCGGGGGCAGCAGGGGCCGGTCTGGCAGCAGCTCGTCGTCTGAGGTGGCGATGGTCTTGATGGCATTGTGGTAGAGCGGGGTGGAGCTGGGCATGGCGTACTTGGACATCTGGGACATCATCAGAGACAGGGGGTTCTGGGAGGGCGTGGGGTCTGGGGAGGACGTAAACGGCAGGCTGGGGTTCCCGAGGCCGCTGGGGGGGTTAGCGGGGGGCGCTGAGGAGCTGCTCCGGGGGCCGCTGGGCGGGAGGGCACCTGCAGAagtggggagacagagagagcgGCGGGGGTGACGGGAGGCCGGGGTGAGTTTGGCCGCTCGCACTGGGGCTTTGGGAAGAGGTCAGCTCCCAGACCTCCACCTGACTCTCAGGCACAGATGGCCCGTCAATTCAGGTTCCCCCATGATCCCTACAGCCCACCCATCTCCAGGCAGTTCCTGTAGCCTCAGGGCTCTGAACAGAAAGATCCTAAATATGACAAACTCCCCTCGAAATCCCTGCTCAATGAACACGGTGCTCCCCATGGAAGCTCACACATGGGGGCCAGTGGCTGCTCCTCCAGCAGAGCCGTCCCGCCTCCGGGCCCTGGCACAGACCCCTtaactcatacacacacaccccagccaggcaagaacacacccACCTGGGAGGCAAGTCCAGGGCCCACCTGCCCAGCCCCATTGACTCACCCTGTTCCATGTTGCCCAGGGTGGTGGAAGAGCTCATGTTCAGAGGCGGCTGCTTGTTCTGGGGGACTCCAGGGCTGGGCATGGCTGTCTTGGGTGAGGCGACCCAGCCTGGAGAAGGCACCGCCATGGAGGGAGACTTGAGCCTGCTGGGCGAGCCAGTGGGCGAACGGACACTGAGGGAAGAGCTGAGGACCTGGGGCGACTTGAGAGGTCCTGGCGGGTTGGCCGAAGGCAAGGGCACCATCTGTGAGGGAGTCTGGGGGGACTTGAGGTTGGCAGAGGGCGAGGTGACCATGGGTGAGTGTACCTGGCTGAGGGTGGGCGACTTCAGGTGCCCCATGCCCGGCGAGCCCATCTGATTAATACTGATGGTGAGGTCTGAAGGCCGTCTGCCCAGCCCCCGGTTTGGGGCTGAATGCACAGAGCCCGGAGGATTGGACGCAGGAGGCAGGGGCATGTGACTAAGCCGGGTGGTACCCACGTTTCCCATGGGCATTGAGCTCTGGTCAGGGCTGAACATGTCTTGAGTGTTGCCCATGTCCTGGGGCATGGCTTGGTAGGGTCCCTGGCCCCCGGAGAATCCCTGCTGGCCTTGGCTAGGAAACTGCGAGGGCATAAGCATCTTCTGCGGGCCTCCCATCATTCCACCACTGTTCTGGGCCCGCACCCGGGCCATCTCCTCGGGACTGAGGCCCTGCGGCCCCATCATGTCCCCAGGGCCCCGCATCTTCTGCGACATCAGCATCTGCTGCTGCGGGGTCATCTGCACGTTCAGGTTCATGTTCATGTTCATGTTCACGTTCATGTTCATGTTGAGGTTGCCGGGCCCCATGGGCGGGTCCACCTCCCTCAGCCCAGACTGCCCCATGGGGGGGCTCAGGAGGCCCCGACCTCCGGCAAACTCCATGCCCATGGGAGTGCCCGCCAGGCCCTCGCCGCCAGCCATTTGCCCAGGGAACATGGCCGGATCCATCTGCCGGTGCGCCTGCATCATCCGCTCCACCTCCATGCCCTGCCCCATGCCACTGCCGGCCATGCCCAGGGGCCGCTGCATCCCCATCGACCGCTTCTCCAGCAGCTGGTGCCGCAGCAGCTCCTCACGAACCCGAGGGGTCATAAATCGCTCCGCTTCACCCTGCCCACCTGGGTAGGGCACAGCGTTCTGGGCAAAATTGCCGGGTCCCCCCATAGGGGGCAAGTCTTCGGTCCAGCCCATGCCTGGCCTCACAGGCCTCTGCATGGCATTCATGGGTACCTCCATGGGCATACCCTGCATGCCCCCAAACCCTGGCATCCGCTGCATCTGGTTGCCTGGGAAACGGGGGCCAGGGAAGGGGGGTCCGGCCCGGACCTGCATGGGATCTTGGACGTCCATGGGCCCCCGCAGCTGGGCGCCCATCCCAGGGGGCCACTGATCCCCTGGCTTGCTGTGGTAGGGGGGTGGCGGCCCCCTCACCATCATGCCCCCCATGCCCATCATGTCCTGCAGCGAGCGGCCCCCGTGCAGCCCGATCTGCTCCTCCTTCCTCCGTTTTTCCTCATAGTACTCTTCCTGAAGCTTGCGCCAGGCCACCTGCTCGGGGGTCAGGCTGTCCTGGCCCAGCCTCTGCATCATCACGTTCATCTGCCCTACATCCCCACCTGGGGGGTGCCCCGGCACTTCATGCTCCAGCGGGGGGCCCCCGAGGCTCTGAGTCTGTGAAATCATGGACTGCAAGGGCTCCTCATATTTCTTCAGCCCACTAGGCGGGGCCGTGGGTGGCTGCTGGGGCGCGGGAGGGGCTGGTGCTGGTGGTCCCCCCTCACCCGCTCCTCCGGGGGGCCCCTTGAGGAAGGGCTCAGTCTCCCCGCTGCGGAGCAGTAACCGCTCAATGTCTCGAAGCGTCTGGAGGGAGCGCTCCCGGTGCTCCAGCTGCTCCTTGGATAGGCCctctgagcccaccaggctccgctgcccATTTCCGGTGGGGGCCTCCCCGAgcagggcggggccgggggcgctGCTGGGGTCTCCTCCAGGAGGCAGTGGGTTGTTGGTGGTGGAAGCTGTAGGGGTGTTGGGGTGGGTCCCCCCAGTTCCGCCACCCGTGCTGGCAGCTCCCACCGAGTTGGGCGTCAGGTCCTGATTGGCGTCCTCAGGAGGCCCCTCAGAAGGCAGAGCAGGGGGGGCACTGCCCGGAGCTGGGGGTGGCGGTGGCggcagaggaggaggctgggtctGAGGGGTGCCTGCTGATGGCGTGCTCAGGGGTAGCGGTTCCGGGGTGGGTGGCACTTTGGGGGCCTGCAAGAGGACAAAGACAGACCCATGAGATGGGTCAGCGGATGCGGTGGCCGGTCCACTGCTCATGGAGCCCCGTGCCCGGACCAGGCGACACACTCACCTGGTCCAGCTTGGCCCGCGGCACGTTCTGCTGGTGGTAGGCGAGGATGGAGTCGGCTCGGCCCTGTAGCACAGCCTCCGCAGCCCTGCACAGGAGGGTCGGGCACAACCAGCTCAGAGTGACGAGCAGGAGGGAGCCCTCCACCTCACCCATCCCAGCCCTAGCCAGCCCTGGCCCCCTGCAGGCAGTCAGGACCCCAGGCTGAGGGGTGCTGGGCAAACGATGGCTGGGGGCACTTACGTGTTGGCCAGGTGGGTGGTGAAGACATACACAAACTGGGAGGGGGGCTTTCCGGGGACACCCCCGCCTCCGCCCCCGGGGGCGTCAGGCCGGAGGCCGGGCGGGGCCCCATGTGGAGGGCCTGGCGCGCTGCTCTCACTGAGGGGCAGTTGCGGGGCTTGGCCGGGACCCAGCTGTGGGGCCGCCATGGCTGGGTCCGCTACATTACAATCTGCacaagagaggaaagggaaaaggccCAGGTTTAGAGAGGAGAACCAGAAGGGAGTCCACGCCCTACTGTCCTATCCCAGAGATGCCCAGGGATAGACAGGCTCGTGCCCACAGGGTCATCTGGTGCCACAATCTGGCATTTTCTCCAGTCTAGCTTTCAGAAACTTGCCCAAGCCCAGTCTTTGACAAGGACGGCAACTGTGTGGACCACACAGAGAGGAGACGGAAACCCACAGGCCCGCACGTGCCTGGAGCCCTGACTACGCCTCTGGAAGTGACTCTACCTTACCATCGTCACACCCTGGGAGGAAGGAGTCGGTGCAGTCCACTCGAGAGAGGAGGAAACAGCCTCAGAAGGGTGACACTACTCCCCAAAGGTGACAGAAAGGCAGTGCAGAGCCCTGCGCTTGGCTCGGCTCCGGCTGCTCACCGTGGTCTGTGCAGCGGGTGTGGGTATGTGTGCACGCACGCTGGCCAGATAAGGGAAGCAGGCAAGGGAGCTTGTACAACTGATGGTCCAAAAGCTGAATGGTGTTCATCCTAGCCTTACCACTAACTGACCGGCAACCATATCAACAAGATACTTCCTCAAGGCGtcattccttcatctgtaaaatggaaacactaAACTCTAGTCCGGCAGGAGTGGTGAGGGGCTGGTCAAAGAAATCTATTTTTACAGCAAATTCACAACTGTGTCACAAACTAAAAAAACTGGAGAAGAGAGAGTTACAAATGCCTGACACACTGGGTTCATTCCCTGCAGTAGACTGGCCACCCACAGCACTAACGGAGGTTTTCATCCACGGTCACCAGCTTGACAGGAAGTCCTAGCCTAGAAAAGATATCTACACTTGGTCATtactgcttcccttgtggctcagccggtaaagaatccacctgcaatgtgggagacctgggttcaatccctgggttgggaagaccccctggagaagggaaaggctacccactccagtattctggcctggagaattccatggaccagtccatggggtcacaaagagtcaggcacgactgagagactttcacttcaattGGTCATTACTGGGTCTAGTGAGTGGGTGGGCCCTTTGCCACCAGTCAACATGTAGCCCTCAGACAGCGCCAGGACTTACTATTCCAAGTGGACTCCCTTGAACCAGGGAAGTAGCCACTTTCCCACGGCTTAGAGGCAGGCTCCTCTCCTTGCAGAAATCTGCTCTGACTCTCCTAACTCATAACGGCCCTGAACTGGACCCTGTCCCTCCAATTTTACATAGAGCCAAAAGTTTGGGGTGTTAGGGGGCTTGAGAGCCAACCTCAATGTGTGAGGACTGCCCTGGAGAAGAAGGTGCATATTCAACACACAGAATTGAGACTCCTGGGGAAAAGCTATAGGGAGAGAGGCAggctttgttttattctttctttctttgttttttcggCTGTGCcacgtagcatgtgggatcttagtttcccgaccagggatcaaacctgtgcctcctgcgttggaagtgcagagtcctaaccactgggacgTCCCCGGGCTTTATTTCAATATGAAAACTTCGAATACAAtgataacaacaaaaaagctaaCACTGTTTTAAGTGTGTTGCATGTATCAACTCATTGACTCCTCATAACAACCCTAagagagaaatataatttttacagatgaggaaactgaggccctttCCCAAACTTATACAAATGATAAGTAGAAGATCCAGGATATAAACCAAGGGGCGTCTGATtgcagagtctgtgctcttaacTTGTACATTATACTGCGCTGCCATTAAGAACTCTTCAAGAATCTAATGTCGGTGTAACTAAAACATTGCCTTGGTACTCAGTATGGGATATTAGCCACTTCTTTGATTTCCCTGTGTCTTCATGCTTCTACGATGGTACAGTCTAGTTGTAAAAATGAACCGAGGAGGGTCTGTCCTGGGAAGCAGTATCTACCCCCATCTACCACTTAAGGCTTTGGCCAGGGTTTGTGAACCACCAGTCAGTCCCCTGAGGGGTCGGGGATGCTGGGACCAGGTGATGTTTAAAGTGCCGGCCAGCTGCACAGGCTGTGTCTGATCCCAAACACCATCTCCACAGACATGATCTGCTCCTTCTAAAAACATCTGCTGAGTCTGTCTCCTCTTTTGCTTCCTAATAACACCTACCTCACAGTACTGTTAtcagaattaaataaaacaaagtagCAAAGTGTCCGGCataatttctcttcttcctttctacaGTCTCAGCCTTGGAAAAGTTCAGTGTAATATTCTCTGACTAGTTTCTTAGGCACTGAGTTGTTTCTCCCCACACACAGATGCAAGCTTGGAGGAAAAGCATCAGATCAATATGTACAGGCTTCCCAAGGGCAGGAGTATGTCTGGTTCTCCCCCATCACTTGTGCAAGGCCCAAATATATGCTGATCTGTGCAAGAATGAAAGAGGTGGGCGCCCACCCACACTCACTCTTTGTCTTGGTGATGCACTCCAGAAATCAATTAGAGGTTAGGGAAGGGCACCAGAGACACAGTCAATGTCAGCTCACACCCAGGCTTCTTCCGCACAGTTTTGCAGGGTCCAGCCAGCTGTCCAGCTCCCAGGGATGCTGAACCCTCACTGCCCTTCCTCTACTGACCAGTAGGTGGCAGCAGAGGCCAGGAATTCACGGGAGGAGGCCTCCCAGTGTGGCTTGAGAGGCCATCTAAGGTTCCACCTACCCCACCCAGGTCCCTAAGGACAGGGGGCTACTGAGCACCTGGAAGGCAGGGATTGAACTGTCAGTGCCGGGAGGGACTGAGTCAGAAatgggagatgggagaggagGAGCCCAGGCTCTTGATCCCTTGCTCCTTTTGGCCCAGCCTGGGTCCTCGAAAGCCCTAGGTGAAGAGAGGAGGCTCCCTCAGGGCAACTGTTCCCCAGGGACACCATGAGGCACAGCATCCTGGCAGCATGGGCACTCACTGTGGGCGGCCCCAAGGGGCTTGTCGTCCTCCTCGCTGTCTGGGCCTGAGCACCATTCGTCCCCGCTGTACGGCTGCTTCCGCTCCAGCACACAGCGCCGCTTACTCCGGGGTGCCACCTCtgcccaggcaggcaggcaggggtcAGAGTGAGTGAGCGAGTCCCCAGGAGGGCCCGTCCTCCCACACCTGGGGCCTCCCCAAGCCCATTCCCCCAGATGCCCCAGTGCCCAGTGCCCAGGGGGCACTGCCCAGGCCACAGTGGGCACTTTGCCAGCCCTTGACCCCCACCACAACACCATTTGTTTCTGATTTCTCTCTACAGCCCTGctgcctgtctcccctcccccacccagcacCAAGCCCAACGTAATCCCCAACCACAACTGGTTCTAATtagggctggggggggggggagggggaagctgCTGCTACTCTTCCAGGCCCCAGTGCCTGCTCCCACCAGCTGGAACACCAGGAGGTTCCTGGGAGGTGTGTGGGTCTGCGCCTCACCCCAGAGCACCTCCTGTTCCCCCTCTGGGGGCTATGGTGGGAAAGCAAGAGAGGCCTGAGGAGAGGCCCCATCACCCTGTGTGGCCCTAAGGATGAGACATCTCCACCCAGTCCTGAGAATGAGCAGATGGGTGAGAATGGGCataatgggggtggggaggatagAGAAAGAGGCTGCCCCTgcataagtgctggagaggaatGGCAAGTGAGGATTAGGCCAGGGGTGCAGAAAGATGCTCTCCCAGCCTCTGTGTGTCTAGGACGATGGACGATGCTGGGGTCTTAGGGATCAGGAAATGTGGTACCTTTGGCCTCTGAATCCAGGGATGGGGTCCCAGCCTCTCGCTGCTCTCCGGAGTCCACAGACACGCTCCGCTCCCTCTTCACCTTGCCCTTGAGCGAGCTGAAAGGGGGTACCCCTGCCTGGGGGTTCTTCAGACTTGAGTTGCTAGGTGAGATCTGGTTGGCCTTGGCCCCATGGTTCCCCGCCCCCACGCCCTTCGAGCCCAGGTTGCAGGTGGGTCCTTGGTTCACATTCTGGTGCTGAGATTGGGCCCCGCCATTCCCTGTCTTGCCATGATTGGTCAACTTATTTTCTGGGTGCATTGGCttggctggggcaggggggcagTGGCCGCGGGGGGACAGCGGCGGGCTCCCTGGAGCTTCTCTCCTCCTGGGGTGGGGTAACCTGGGAGGTGGAAGAGACATGAAAAGTTAATCGCAGTGCCAGGGGTGTAGCAGGCCTGGATTTTAATAACCCCATTCTGGCTCACCTAACAGTTGGGGAGGTGGGAGCTGAGTGGCATCTTAGGACCACCAGCTATCCCCTATCTCCCTCCATGGCTCCTCAGACAAGGGCTCATGCCCTTCTCCACTTGGGGAATGAAGAAGGGCCAATCCCCTTCACCCTCCAGTCCCCAAATGAAAACCCGGGCCTTATGTTGGCTGAATCCAACCCGGCCCCTAAGCCCCAGCATCCATCAGACTGCAAGCCtccatggcaaccccctccactaGCACCTGGCCAACTCTTAAGCATTCTCTCTTCAAGGGTTTGCTGTCTTCACACTCCTTCCTAGGCCCCCCAACCTCAACTTCCATGTGTCCCAACACCAGTAGGGAAGGAACCCAGGACCTGGGAATCACTGCTTCTGGCCCAGCCCCATTTCCCCTTGGGGAAGTGGGAGAAAGCACACCAGATTGCGGTGCCCACTGGTCCAGACAGCTccccagggcaggaggggaatGCCTTTAGAGGGTGCACCAGCAGGTCTGGCCGGCAGGCAGGAGCaagaggaaagggggaggggaCTGGTGTGTGGAGCAGACTGAAGCCAAGGATTCCTGCAGCCTAGGCTGCGGGCCCTTTAAGCTCCAGCCCGCTCCCCCCACCGCCTCCCCCTCCCCGGAGACCTATTAATAGCCGCTGGAAAGATCACATCACGGGAGAGGATATTTATCCCCCCTCATTCCACACCAGCTCAGATTTATTTCAGCTCTGCTGTCCTGCTGCTGCCGCCTGGCCCTGTCTGCCGGCTTCTcccggggaaggggagggaggcaggcaccGCCCCTCCAGTTCCCACCCCCAGCTAGACCGAGGCCAGAGGGCGCCAGCGGACCCGACAGCGGGGCCGGCGGGGGTCTGCTCAAACCGTTTTTAAGAGGAAAGGACTGGAAGGGACTAGAACAGCAGGCTTAGccgcttgccattcccttctgtcccCTGGGCTCAGGCGCTAAAGCTGTGGGCTCCTGCCTTCCGATTCTGACCCCCATTAGCCCACCGGTGGCCGGGAAGCCAGGTACCCGGGGGCGGAGGTGGGGGCTTGCTCTCCAAGCCTGCACGGTTCAGCCCCATCAACACTGAGCCCACCCTTTCCCCTCACTCCACACACACATCCCGCCCTCCACGACACCCACACACCTTGTCTTGTTAGCCAGGATCCTCATGGCTCCCACACACAGTGGGGCTACGGCCCCTGTGCGTGCCCAGGGCCCAGCCAGGTACTCGGTGCTGGAGCAGGGACTGCAGCAACAAGCCCCAAAGAGAAAACTTGTGACTTGGGGAGGGGGtgcaaggaggggaggggaaacgGGAGGACCCAGCAGCCCTGGGACTAGGGTACTGGACAGGGTAGGGTGGGAACGGCCGGGAAGGATTCCAGGTCGGGGTCTGAATCCATCCCTCCCGCACCTTACCCTCAGGGAGCTTGCAGTCTCTAGCAAGGCCCCCCGGGGCCGCAGGGGCAGAATTCACTAAAAAGATAGGTTGCCAAGGTGCCCGCGTGGGGCGGCTGAGAGGTCTGTCAGGCCCCGgaggccgggggggggggggggggctcccgCCCCCCCAGGCACGCCCCTCacccggggcggggcgggggaacCCCTGGCGCCCCGCCCCAGTGCTGCGCCCTGCCCCCGGGCGCCAGGGCGGGaagggggccgggggtgggggcgaTGCCCCGCCTCCAGCTCGAGGCCTAGCCTGTGCCCATCCCAGCAGGCCCGGGCGGGCAGCGAGAGGCCTGGCGGGGCCTCGGGGCTGCAGCTGGGCTCTTCTGGAGACCAGTAACGCTGGCTCAGATTCCTCCCCGACCGCAAGAATGCAggagcctcccctccccccgccccggcaccccaccccgccccctccggCAGAGCCCGAGTGCAGAGGCAGAGCGAGCGAGCGACAGAGCCAGCGAGCCGGGGAGCGGGCCACGGGCAGGGCTGCAGCGTGCCTCTCCCGGCCCAGCACGCGCCTCCCCGACAGACCCACGGCCAAGTGCGGCGAGGGGCCGGGCGCGCGCCACGGCGGGGCCCAGGTTCAGCTCTGCGCCGGACGCCGCCAGGCAGGAGCCCCGGGGACCCACCAGCACCCGAACTctggattcacacacacacacacacacactcgcagcGCACACGTGGACGGGGAGACAAAGACACGCACGGAGCCCAGGAAACTAGAGGCGCGCTCAAACGCTGGCCCGCGGAGGTGTGCGGGACCGCTAGGGAGGCGCTGGCCGAAGCAGGAGCGCAGAAATAGCCGGGGGCGCACGTTTCCAGAGGcggccagaggcagagagggggcGCGTCGACTCATTGAACAGATGAAAAGACTGAGGCCCGACAACAAGGGAGCCATTGAGAGCTGAGCCCGGTAGTGACAAAGAAACACACACGGGGCCAGAGATACACCAACCAACAGACTTATACAAACACGGAA
Protein-coding regions in this window:
- the BCL9L gene encoding B-cell CLL/lymphoma 9-like protein isoform X1, with amino-acid sequence MRILANKTRLPHPRRREAPGSPPLSPRGHCPPAPAKPMHPENKLTNHGKTGNGGAQSQHQNVNQGPTCNLGSKGVGAGNHGAKANQISPSNSSLKNPQAGVPPFSSLKGKVKRERSVSVDSGEQREAGTPSLDSEAKEVAPRSKRRCVLERKQPYSGDEWCSGPDSEEDDKPLGAAHNCNVADPAMAAPQLGPGQAPQLPLSESSAPGPPHGAPPGLRPDAPGGGGGGVPGKPPSQFVYVFTTHLANTAAEAVLQGRADSILAYHQQNVPRAKLDQAPKVPPTPEPLPLSTPSAGTPQTQPPPLPPPPPPAPGSAPPALPSEGPPEDANQDLTPNSVGAASTGGGTGGTHPNTPTASTTNNPLPPGGDPSSAPGPALLGEAPTGNGQRSLVGSEGLSKEQLEHRERSLQTLRDIERLLLRSGETEPFLKGPPGGAGEGGPPAPAPPAPQQPPTAPPSGLKKYEEPLQSMISQTQSLGGPPLEHEVPGHPPGGDVGQMNVMMQRLGQDSLTPEQVAWRKLQEEYYEEKRRKEEQIGLHGGRSLQDMMGMGGMMVRGPPPPYHSKPGDQWPPGMGAQLRGPMDVQDPMQVRAGPPFPGPRFPGNQMQRMPGFGGMQGMPMEVPMNAMQRPVRPGMGWTEDLPPMGGPGNFAQNAVPYPGGQGEAERFMTPRVREELLRHQLLEKRSMGMQRPLGMAGSGMGQGMEVERMMQAHRQMDPAMFPGQMAGGEGLAGTPMGMEFAGGRGLLSPPMGQSGLREVDPPMGPGNLNMNMNVNMNMNMNLNVQMTPQQQMLMSQKMRGPGDMMGPQGLSPEEMARVRAQNSGGMMGGPQKMLMPSQFPSQGQQGFSGGQGPYQAMPQDMGNTQDMFSPDQSSMPMGNVGTTRLSHMPLPPASNPPGSVHSAPNRGLGRRPSDLTISINQMGSPGMGHLKSPTLSQVHSPMVTSPSANLKSPQTPSQMVPLPSANPPGPLKSPQVLSSSLSVRSPTGSPSRLKSPSMAVPSPGWVASPKTAMPSPGVPQNKQPPLNMSSSTTLGNMEQGALPPSGPRSSSSAPPANPPSGLGNPSLPFTSSPDPTPSQNPLSLMMSQMSKYAMPSSTPLYHNAIKTIATSDDELLPDRPLLPPPAPPQGSGPGISNNQPNQMHLNSAAAQSPMGMNLPGQQPLSHEPPPAMLPSPTPLGSNIPLHPNAQGTGGPPQNSMMMAPGGPDSLSAPCGPVPSSSQMMPFPPRLQQPHGAMTPGGGGGGGPGLQQHYPSGMALPPEDLPSQPPGPMPPQQHLMGKSMASRMGDAYPPGVLPGVASVLNDPELSEVIRPTPTGIPEFDLSRIIPSEKPSSTLQYFPKSESHPPKAQPPNLHLMNLQNMMAEQTPSRPPNLPGQQGVQRGLNMSMCHPGQMSLLGRTGMPPQQGMVPHGLHQGVMSPPQGLMTQQNFMLMKQRGVGGEVYSQPPHMLSPQGSLLGPPPQQNLMVSHPLRQRSVSLDNQMGYLPAPGGMANLPF
- the BCL9L gene encoding B-cell CLL/lymphoma 9-like protein isoform X2, with the translated sequence MHPENKLTNHGKTGNGGAQSQHQNVNQGPTCNLGSKGVGAGNHGAKANQISPSNSSLKNPQAGVPPFSSLKGKVKRERSVSVDSGEQREAGTPSLDSEAKEVAPRSKRRCVLERKQPYSGDEWCSGPDSEEDDKPLGAAHNCNVADPAMAAPQLGPGQAPQLPLSESSAPGPPHGAPPGLRPDAPGGGGGGVPGKPPSQFVYVFTTHLANTAAEAVLQGRADSILAYHQQNVPRAKLDQAPKVPPTPEPLPLSTPSAGTPQTQPPPLPPPPPPAPGSAPPALPSEGPPEDANQDLTPNSVGAASTGGGTGGTHPNTPTASTTNNPLPPGGDPSSAPGPALLGEAPTGNGQRSLVGSEGLSKEQLEHRERSLQTLRDIERLLLRSGETEPFLKGPPGGAGEGGPPAPAPPAPQQPPTAPPSGLKKYEEPLQSMISQTQSLGGPPLEHEVPGHPPGGDVGQMNVMMQRLGQDSLTPEQVAWRKLQEEYYEEKRRKEEQIGLHGGRSLQDMMGMGGMMVRGPPPPYHSKPGDQWPPGMGAQLRGPMDVQDPMQVRAGPPFPGPRFPGNQMQRMPGFGGMQGMPMEVPMNAMQRPVRPGMGWTEDLPPMGGPGNFAQNAVPYPGGQGEAERFMTPRVREELLRHQLLEKRSMGMQRPLGMAGSGMGQGMEVERMMQAHRQMDPAMFPGQMAGGEGLAGTPMGMEFAGGRGLLSPPMGQSGLREVDPPMGPGNLNMNMNVNMNMNMNLNVQMTPQQQMLMSQKMRGPGDMMGPQGLSPEEMARVRAQNSGGMMGGPQKMLMPSQFPSQGQQGFSGGQGPYQAMPQDMGNTQDMFSPDQSSMPMGNVGTTRLSHMPLPPASNPPGSVHSAPNRGLGRRPSDLTISINQMGSPGMGHLKSPTLSQVHSPMVTSPSANLKSPQTPSQMVPLPSANPPGPLKSPQVLSSSLSVRSPTGSPSRLKSPSMAVPSPGWVASPKTAMPSPGVPQNKQPPLNMSSSTTLGNMEQGALPPSGPRSSSSAPPANPPSGLGNPSLPFTSSPDPTPSQNPLSLMMSQMSKYAMPSSTPLYHNAIKTIATSDDELLPDRPLLPPPAPPQGSGPGISNNQPNQMHLNSAAAQSPMGMNLPGQQPLSHEPPPAMLPSPTPLGSNIPLHPNAQGTGGPPQNSMMMAPGGPDSLSAPCGPVPSSSQMMPFPPRLQQPHGAMTPGGGGGGGPGLQQHYPSGMALPPEDLPSQPPGPMPPQQHLMGKSMASRMGDAYPPGVLPGVASVLNDPELSEVIRPTPTGIPEFDLSRIIPSEKPSSTLQYFPKSESHPPKAQPPNLHLMNLQNMMAEQTPSRPPNLPGQQGVQRGLNMSMCHPGQMSLLGRTGMPPQQGMVPHGLHQGVMSPPQGLMTQQNFMLMKQRGVGGEVYSQPPHMLSPQGSLLGPPPQQNLMVSHPLRQRSVSLDNQMGYLPAPGGMANLPF